A genomic region of Roseateles amylovorans contains the following coding sequences:
- the hisD gene encoding histidinol dehydrogenase — protein MLNLRTLRTADADFEAEFKRVLHWSAETDAAIETRVAEILADVRQRGDAAVLAYTARFDGLQAGSMAELELTREELKAAFDGLPEAQSHALTQAAERVRRYHERQKKACGESWSYHDEDGTLLGQKVTPLDRVGIYVPGGKAAYPSSVLMNAIPAQVAGVPEIVMVVPTPRGEKNPLVLAAAYVAGVHRAFTVGGAQAVAALAYGTATVPRVDKITGPGNAYVASAKKHVFGQVGIDMIAGPSEILVLADGTTPPDWVAMDLFSQAEHDELAQSILLCPDADYIAQVRSSIERLLPDMPRRDVIRASLEGRGALIHTRSMDEACEISNRIAPEHLEVSSNEPHRWEPLLRHAGAIFLGAFTSESLGDYCAGPNHVLPTSGTARFSSPLGVYDFQKRSSLIEVSEAGAQVLGPIAATLAYGEGLQAHAQAAEFRLKR, from the coding sequence ATGCTCAACCTGCGTACCCTCCGTACCGCCGACGCGGACTTCGAGGCCGAATTCAAGCGTGTGCTGCACTGGTCCGCCGAGACGGATGCGGCCATCGAAACCCGCGTTGCCGAGATCCTGGCCGATGTTCGCCAACGGGGCGACGCCGCCGTGCTCGCCTACACCGCCCGCTTCGACGGCCTGCAGGCCGGCTCGATGGCTGAGCTGGAACTCACCCGTGAAGAGCTGAAGGCCGCCTTCGACGGCTTGCCCGAGGCGCAGTCGCACGCCCTGACGCAGGCCGCCGAGCGTGTTCGCCGCTACCACGAGCGCCAGAAGAAGGCCTGCGGCGAGAGCTGGAGCTATCACGACGAAGACGGCACGCTGCTGGGCCAGAAGGTCACGCCGCTGGACCGCGTCGGCATCTATGTGCCGGGCGGCAAGGCGGCCTACCCGTCCAGCGTGCTGATGAATGCCATCCCCGCGCAGGTCGCCGGCGTGCCGGAGATCGTCATGGTCGTGCCCACGCCGCGCGGTGAGAAGAATCCGCTGGTGCTGGCCGCCGCCTATGTGGCGGGCGTGCATCGCGCCTTCACCGTCGGCGGCGCACAGGCAGTGGCCGCATTGGCCTACGGCACAGCCACCGTGCCCCGTGTCGACAAGATCACCGGCCCCGGCAATGCCTATGTCGCCAGCGCGAAAAAGCATGTGTTCGGCCAGGTCGGCATCGACATGATCGCCGGCCCCAGCGAGATCCTGGTGCTGGCCGACGGCACCACTCCGCCGGACTGGGTGGCGATGGACCTCTTCAGCCAGGCCGAGCACGACGAACTGGCGCAGAGCATCCTGCTCTGCCCGGACGCGGACTACATCGCCCAGGTGCGGTCGTCGATCGAGCGGCTGCTGCCCGACATGCCCCGGCGCGACGTGATCCGCGCCTCGCTGGAAGGGCGCGGCGCGCTGATCCACACCCGCTCGATGGACGAGGCCTGCGAGATCAGCAACCGCATCGCGCCGGAGCACCTGGAAGTCTCCAGCAACGAGCCGCACCGCTGGGAGCCGCTGCTGCGCCATGCCGGGGCGATCTTCCTCGGTGCGTTCACCAGCGAGTCGCTGGGCGACTATTGCGCCGGTCCCAACCATGTGCTGCCGACTTCCGGCACCGCGCGGTTCTCGTCGCCACTGGGCGTTTACGACTTCCAGAAACGATCCAGCCTGATCGAAGTCAGCGAGGCCGGCGCACAGGTGCTGGGCCCCATCGCCGCCACGCTCGCCTATGGCGAAGGCCTGCAGGCCCACGCGCAGGCGGCGGAGTTCCGACTCAAGCGTTGA
- the hisG gene encoding ATP phosphoribosyltransferase has product MITLALSKGRIFEETLPLLAAAGIRVLEDPDSSRKLILPTNQDAVRVVLVRATDVPTYVEYGGADIGVAGRDVLIEHGGAGLYQPLDLRIAACRMSVAVRNDFDYEHAVRQGSRIRVATKYTGIARQHFADKGVHVDLIKLYGSMELAPLTGLADAIVDLVSTGSTLKANRLVEVERIMEISSRLVVNQAALKLKRETLKPLIDAIASAIPSSPVAA; this is encoded by the coding sequence ATGATCACCCTGGCACTCTCCAAGGGCCGCATCTTCGAAGAGACCCTGCCGCTGCTGGCCGCTGCTGGCATCCGCGTGCTGGAAGATCCGGACAGCTCCCGCAAACTCATCCTGCCGACCAACCAGGACGCCGTGCGCGTCGTGCTGGTGCGCGCCACCGACGTGCCCACCTATGTGGAATACGGCGGCGCCGACATTGGCGTGGCCGGCCGGGACGTGCTGATCGAGCACGGCGGCGCCGGCCTGTATCAGCCGCTGGACCTGCGCATCGCGGCCTGCCGCATGAGCGTGGCCGTGCGCAATGACTTCGACTACGAACATGCCGTGCGCCAGGGCTCCCGCATCCGGGTCGCCACCAAGTACACCGGCATCGCCCGCCAGCATTTCGCGGACAAGGGCGTTCACGTCGACCTGATCAAGCTCTACGGCTCGATGGAGCTGGCGCCGCTGACCGGCCTGGCCGATGCCATCGTCGACCTGGTCTCCACCGGCAGCACCCTCAAGGCCAACCGGCTGGTGGAGGTGGAGCGGATCATGGAGATCTCGTCGCGGCTGGTGGTCAACCAGGCCGCGCTCAAGCTCAAGCGCGAGACGCTCAAGCCCTTGATCGATGCGATCGCCTCGGCGATTCCGTCGTCCCCCGTTGCCGCCTGA
- a CDS encoding BolA family protein, whose product MADPTPTEVQSYIAQGLACTELQVEGDGRHFFATIVSAEFDGLSRVKRHQRVYQALGDRMREQIHALSMKTLTPTEWAQQGTDLHHHS is encoded by the coding sequence ATGGCCGACCCGACCCCCACCGAAGTTCAAAGCTACATCGCCCAAGGCTTGGCCTGCACCGAGCTGCAGGTCGAGGGCGATGGCCGTCATTTCTTCGCCACCATCGTGTCGGCCGAGTTCGATGGCCTGAGCCGGGTCAAGCGTCATCAGCGCGTGTACCAGGCGCTGGGCGACCGGATGCGCGAGCAGATCCACGCGCTGTCCATGAAGACCCTGACGCCCACCGAATGGGCGCAGCAGGGCACCGACCTGCATCACCATTCCTGA
- a CDS encoding TetR/AcrR family transcriptional regulator: MATKKPRRTAERILEVTLDLFNRFGEPNVSTTLISAELGISPGNLYYHYPAKDELINALFGRYERALSELLGASDNVRNVEDAWLFFHMLFELIWQHRFLYRDLNDLLSKNRKLETHFQNVLAQKNQAMAAILGGLQAGGALTMQVREAVPTANAMVVLLSYWLSYEYVRDPRNALEPDRAGEALMRGAFHVLGLLLPYLEPASREHLFKLVEQYQAPSASSSGQPTSATTATTATLAAGGSESGSPPR, encoded by the coding sequence ATGGCCACCAAGAAGCCGCGACGCACCGCCGAACGAATCCTCGAAGTCACCCTGGATCTGTTCAACCGCTTTGGCGAACCGAACGTCTCCACCACGCTGATTTCGGCCGAACTCGGCATCTCGCCCGGCAACCTCTACTACCACTACCCGGCCAAGGACGAGCTGATCAACGCGCTGTTCGGCCGCTACGAGCGCGCGCTCTCCGAGCTGCTGGGCGCCTCCGACAACGTGCGCAATGTGGAGGACGCCTGGCTGTTCTTCCACATGCTCTTCGAGCTGATCTGGCAGCACCGGTTCCTGTACCGCGACCTCAACGACCTGCTCTCCAAGAACCGCAAGCTGGAGACCCATTTCCAGAACGTGCTGGCCCAGAAGAACCAGGCCATGGCGGCCATCCTGGGCGGCTTGCAGGCCGGCGGCGCGCTCACCATGCAGGTCCGCGAGGCCGTGCCCACGGCCAATGCGATGGTGGTGCTGCTCAGCTACTGGCTGAGCTATGAATATGTCCGCGACCCCCGCAATGCGCTGGAGCCCGACCGCGCCGGCGAGGCACTGATGCGCGGCGCCTTTCATGTGCTCGGCCTGTTGCTGCCCTATCTGGAGCCGGCATCGCGCGAGCATCTGTTCAAGCTGGTCGAGCAATACCAGGCACCGTCTGCATCGTCGAGCGGTCAGCCCACATCAGCCACCACGGCCACCACGGCCACACTGGCCGCAGGCGGTTCGGAGTCGGGCAGTCCACCGCGTTGA